A segment of the Branchiostoma floridae strain S238N-H82 chromosome 10, Bfl_VNyyK, whole genome shotgun sequence genome:
NNNNNNNNNNNNNNNNNNNNNNNNNNNNNNNNNNNNNNNNNNNNNNNNNNNNNNNNNNNNNNNNNNNNNNNNNNNNNNNNNNNNNNNNNNNNNNNNNNNNNNNNNNNNNNNNNNNNNNNNNNNNNNNNNNNNNNNNNNNNNNNNNNNNNNNNNNNNNNNNNNNNNNNNNNNNNNNNNNNNNNNNNNNNNNNNNNNNNNNNNNNNNNNNNNNNNNNNNNNNNNNNNNNNNNNNNNNNNNNNNNNNNNNNNNNNNNNNNNNNNNNNNNNNNNNNNNNNNNNNNNNNNNNNNNNNNNNNNNNNNNNNNNNNNNNNNNNNNNNNNNNNNNNNNNNNNNNNNNNNNNNNNNNNNNNNNNNNNNNNNNNNNNNNNNNNNNNNNNNNNNNNNNNNNNNNNNNNNNNNNNNNNNNNNNNNNNNNNNNNNNNNNNNNNNNNNNNNNNNNNNNNNNNNNNNNNNNNNNNNNNNNNNNNNNNNNNNNNNNNNNNNNNNNNNNNNNNNNNNNNNNNNNNNNNNNNNNNNNNNNNNNNNNNNNNNNNNNNNNNNNNNNNNNNNNNNNNNNNNNNNNNNNNNNNNNNNNNNNNNNNNNNNNNNNNNNNNNNNNNNNNNNNNNNNNNNNNNNNNNNNNNNNNNNNNNNNNNNNNNNNNNNNNNNNNNNNNNNNNNNNNNNNNNNNNNNNNNNNNNNNNNNNNNNNNNNNNNNNNNNNNNNNNNNNNNNNNNNNNNNNNNNNNNNNNNNNNNNNNNNNNNNNNNNNNNNNNNNNNNNNNNNNNNNNNNNNNNNNNNNNNNNNNNNNNNNNNNNNNNNNNNNNNNNNNNNNNNNNNNNNNNNNNNNNNNNNNNNNNNNNNNNNNNNNNNNNNNNNNNNNNNNNNNNNNNNNNNNNNNNNNNNNNNNNNNNNNNNNNNNNNNNNNNNNNNNNNNNNNNNNNNNNNNNNNNNNNNNNNNNNNNNNNNNNNNNNNNNNNNNNNNNNNNNNNNNNNNNNNNNNNNNNNNNNNNNNNNNNNNNNNNNNNNNNNNNNNNNNNNNNNNNNNNNNNNNNNNNNNNNNNNNNNNNNNNNNNNNNNNNNNNNNNNNNNNNNNNNNNNNNNNNNNNNNNNNNNNNNNNNNNNNNNNNNNNNNNNNNNNNNNNNNNNNNNNNNNNNNNNNNNNNNNNNNNNNNNNNNNNNNNNNNNNNNNNNNNNNNNNNNNNNNNNNNNNNNNNNNNNNNNNNNNNNNNNNNNNNNNNNNNNNNNNNNNNNNNNNNNNNNNNNNNNNNNNNNNNNNNNNNNNNNNNNNNNNNNNNNNNNNNNNNNNNNNNNNNNNNNNNNNNNNNNNNNNNNNNNNNNNNNNNNNNNNNNNNNNNNNNNNNNNNNNNNNNNNNNNNNNNNNNNNNNNNNNNNNNNNNNNNNNNNNNNNNNNNNNNNNNNNNNNNNNNNNNNNNNNNNNNNNNNNNNNNNNNNNNNNNNNNNNNNNNNNNNNNNNNNNNNNNNNNNNNNNNNNNNNNNNNNNNNNNNNNNNNNNNNNNNNNNNNNNNNNNNNNNNNNNNNNNNNNNNNNNNNNNNNNNNNNNNNNNNNNNNNNNNNNNNNNNNNNNNNNNNNNNNNNNNNNNNNNNNNNNNNNNNNNNNNNNNNNNNNNNNNNNNNNNNNNNNNNNNNNNNNNNNNNNNNNNNNNNNNNNNNNNNNNNNNNNNNNNNNNNNNNNNNNNNNNNNNNNNNNNNNNNNNNNNNNNNNNNNNNNNNNNNNNNNNNNNNNNNNNNNNNNNNNNNNNNNNNNNNNNNNNNNNNNNNNNNNNNNNNNNNNNNNNNNNNNNNNNNNNNNNNNNNNNNNNNNNNNNNNNNNNNNNNNNNNNNNNNNNNNNNNNNNNNNNNNNNNNNNNNNNNNNNNNNNNNNNNNNNNNNNNNNNNNNNNNNNNNNNNNNNNNNNNNNNNNNNNNNNNNNNNNNNNNNNNNNNNNNNNNNNNNNNNNNNNNNNNNNNNNNNNNNNNNNNNNNNNNNNNNNNNNNNNNNNNNNNNNNNNNNNNNNNNNNNNNNNNNNNNNNNNNNNNNNNNNNNNNNNNNNNNNNNNNNNNNNNNNNNNNNNNNNNNNNNNNNNNNNNNNNNNNNNNNNNNNNNNNNNNNNNNNNNNNNNNNNNNNNNNNNNNNNNNNNNNNNNNNNNNNNNNNNNNNNNNNNNNNNNNNNNNNNNNNNNNNNNNNNNNNNNNNNNNNNNNNNNNNNNNNNNNNNNNNNNNNNNNNNNNNNNNNNNNNNNNNNNNNNNNNNNNNNNNNNNNNNNNNNNNNNNNNNNNNNNNNNNNNNNNNNNNNNNNNNNNNNNNNNNNNNNNNNNNNNNNNNNNNNNNNNNNNNNNNNNNNNNNNNNNNNNNNNNNNNNNNNNNNNNNNNNNNNNNNNNNNNNNNNNNNNNNNNNNNNNNNNNNNNNNNNNNNNNNNNNNNNNNNNNNNNNNNNNNNNNNNNNNNNNNNNNNNNNNNNNNNNNNNNNNNNNNNNNNNNNNNNNNNNNNNNNNNNNNNNNNNNNNNNNNNNNNNNNNNNNNNNNNNNNNNNNNNNNNNNNNNNNNNNNNNNNNNNNNNNNNNNNNNNNNNNNNNNNNNNNNNNNNNNNNNNNNNNNNNNNNNNNNNNNNNNNNNNNNNNNNNNNNNNNNNNNNNNNNNNNNNNNNNNNNNNNNNNNNNNNNNNNNNNNNNNNNNNNNNNNNNNNNNNNNNNNNNNNNNNNNNNNNNNNNNNNNNNNNNNNNNNNNNNNNNNNNNNNNNNNNNNNNNNNNNNNNNNNNNNNNNNNNNNNNNNNNNNNNNNNNNNNNNNNNNNNNNNNNNNNNNNNNNNNNNNNNNNNNNNNNNNNNNNNNNNNNNNNNNNNNNNNNNNNNNNNNNNNNNNNNNNNNNNNNNNNNNNNNNNNNNNNNNNNNNNNNNNNNNNNNNNNNNNNNNNNNNNNNNNNNNNNNNNNNNNNNNNNNNNNNNNNNNNNNNNNNNNNNNNNNNNNNNNNNNNNNNNNNNNNNNNNNNNNNNNNNNNNNNNNNNNNNNNNNNNNNNNNNNNNNNNNNNNNNNNNNNNNNNNNNNNNNNNNNNNNNNNNNNNNNNNNNNNNNNNNNNNNNNNNNNNNNNNNNNNNNNNNNNNNNNNNNNNNNNNNNNNNNNNNNNNNNNNNNNNNNNNNNNNNNNNNNNNNNNNNNNNNNNNNNNNNNNNNNNNNNNNNNNNNNNNNNNNNNNNNNNNNNNNNNNNNNNNNNNNNNNNNNNNNNNNNNNNNNNNNNNNNNNNNNNNNNNNNNNNNNNNNNNNNNNNNNNNNNNNNNNNNNNNNNNNNNNNNNNNNNNNNNNNNNNNNNNNNNNNNNNNNNNNNNNNNNNNNNNNNNNNNNNNNNNNNNNNNNNNNNNNNNNNNNNNNNNNNNNNNNNNNNNNNNNNNNNNNNNNNNNNNNNNNNNNNNNNNNNNNNNNNNNNNNNNNNNNNNNNNNNNNNNNNNNNNNNNNNNNNNNNNNNNNNNNNNNNNNNNNNNNNNNNNNNNNNNNNNNNNNNNNNNNNNNNNNNNNNNNNNNNNNNNNNNNNNNNNNNNNNNNNNNNNNNNNNNNNNNNNNNNNNNNNNNNNNNNNNNNNNNNNNNNNNNNNNNNNNNNNNNNNNNNNNNNNNNNNNNNNNNNNNNNNNNNNNNNNNNNNNNNNNNNNNNNNNNNNNNNNNNNNNNNNNNNNNNNNNNNNNNNNNNNNNNNNNNNNNNNNNNNNNNNNNNNNNNNNNNNNNNNNNNNNNNNNNNNNNNNNNNNNNNNNNNNNNNNNNNNNNNNNNNNNNNNNNNNNNNNNNNNNNNNNNNNNNNNNNNNNNNNNNNNNNNNNNNNNNNNNNNNNNNNNNNNNNNNNNNNNNNNNNNNNNNNNNNNNNNNNNNNNNNNNNNNNNNNNNNNNNNNNNNNNNNNNNNNNNNNNNNNNNNNNNNNNNNNNNNNNNNNNNNNNNNNNNNNNNNNNNNNNNNNNNNNNNNNNNNNNNNNNNNNNNNNNNNNNNNNNNNNNNNNNNNNNNNNNNNNNNNNNNNNNNNNNNNNNNNNNNNNNNNNNNNNNNNNNNNNNNNNNNNNNNNNNNNNNNNNNNNNNNNNNNNNNNNNNNNNNNNNNNNNNNNNNNNNNNNNNNNNNNNNNNNNNNNNNNNNNNNNNNNNNNNNNNNNNNNNNNNNNNNNNNNNNNNNNNNNNNNNNNNNNNNNNNNNNNNNNNNNNNNNNNNNNNNNNNNNNNNNNNNNNNNNNNNNNNNNNNNNNNNNNNNNNNNNNNNNNNNNNNNNNNNNNNNNNNNNNNNNNNNNNNNNNNNNNNNNNNNNNNNNNNNNNNNNNNNNNNNNNNNNNNNNNNNNNNNNNNNNNNNNNNNNNNNNNNNNNNNNNNNNNNNNNNNNNNNNNNNNNNNNNNNNNNNNNNNNNNNNNNNNNNNNNNNNNNNNNNNNNNNNNNNNNNNNNNNNNNNNNNNNNNNNNNNNNNNNNNNNNNNNNNNNNNNNNNNNNNNNNNNNNNNNNNNNNNNNNNNNNNNNNNNNNNNNNNNNNNNNNNNNNNNNNNNNNNNNNNNNNNNNNNNNNNNNNNNNNNNNNNNNNNNNNNNNNNNNNNNNNNNNNNNNNNNNNNNNNNNNNNNNNNNNNNNNNNNNNNNNNNNNNNNNNNNNNNNNNNNNNNNNNNNNNNNNNNNNNNNNNNNNNNNNNNNNNNNNNNNNNNNNNNNNNNNNNNNNNNNNNNNNNNNNNNNNNNNNNNNNNNNNNNNNNNNNNNNNNNNNNNNNNNNNNNNNNNNNNNNNNNNNNNNNNNNNNNNNNNNNNNNNNNNNNNNNNNNNNNNNNNNNNNNNNNNNNNNNNNNNNNNNNNNNNNNNNNNNNNNNNNNNNNNNNNNNNNNNNNNNNNNNNNNNNNNNNNNNNNNNNNNNNNNNNNNNNNNNNNNNNNNNNNNNNNNNNNNNNNNNNNNNNNNNNNNNNNNNNNNNNNNNNNNNNNNNNNNNNNNNNNNNNNNNNNNNNNNNNNNNNNNNNNNNNNNNNNNNNNNNNNNNNNNNNNNNNNNNNNNNNNNNNNNNNNNNNNNNNNNNNNNNNNNNNNNNNNNNNNNNNNNNNNNNNNNNNNNNNNNNNNNNNNNNNNNNNNNNNNNNNNNNNNNNNNNNNNNNNNNNNNNNNNNNNNNNNNNNNNNNNNNNNNNNNNNNNNNNNNNNNNNNNNNNNNNNNNNNNNNNNNNNNNNNNNNNNNNNNNNNNNNNNNNNNNNNNNNNNNNNNNNNNNNNNNNNNNNNNNNNNNNNNNNNNNNNNNNNNNNNNNNNNNNNNNNNNNNNNNNNNNNNNNNNNNNNNNNNNNNNNNNNNNNNNNNNNNNNNNNNNNNNNNNNNNNNNNNNNNNNNNNNNNNNNNNNNNNNNNNNNNNNNNNNNNNNNNNNNNNNNNNNNNNNNNNNNNNNNNNNNNNNNNNNNNNNNNNNNNNNNNNNNNNNNNNNNNNNNNNNNNNNNNNNNNNNNNNNNNNNNNNNNNNNNNNNNNNNNNNNNNNNNNNNNNNNNNNNNNNNNNNNNNNNNNNNNNNNNNNNNNNNNNNNNNNNNNNNNNNNNNNNNNNNNNNNNNNNNNNNNNNNNNNNGATTTTTATTCACTGCGGAAGTGTCTTTGTATTTAAAATGGCTCTCTAGTCTTAATGGTGATGTGGTGAAAGAAGTTATGGCATATATGTTGTGTTATGGTTATTTCGAGCAATACACTGTATTGCATGTAGTCTTATATATGCACTTAGAACTAAGGAGAGTAGAAGTAGAATGCACTACCTTGATATGTGtgttctctctgtgtgtgtatgtgtgtgtgtgtgtgtgtgtatgtgtgtgtgtgtgcgtgcgtgtgtgtgtctgtgtgcgcgtacgtgtatgcgtgtgtgtgtctgtgccgcttacgtgtatgtgtgtgcgtctgtATGTGCTtgcgtgtgtgcttgtgtgtgtgtgtctgtctgtgtgtctgtgtgtgtgcgtgtgtatgtgtgtctgtgtgtgtgtgcgtacgtgtaTGTGTGAGCGCGCCTGCGTGCGtgagtgtgcgtgcgtgcgtgtgtttgtgtgtgcgtgcgtgcgtgcgtgtgtgtgtgtgtgtgtgtgtgtgtttttctgaaGATGTAACGTGAGTGTGTACGATTGACCTGAGGTTGTCAACTACTATTTTGCCTACTGCACTATATTACAATTACCATCATACCATAACTTAAATATTGGGTGTTCATTGGACTTTAATCAACGCATGCTGATAAAGAttggaagaagaagagaagagacaTAAACTATAGCGCGTACATGCAAATATACATCAGTCATCAACTGCTGtcgcaaatgctttaatggacATAGCTAGATTAGACAATGCTGGAATGATATACACATACAATGACAAACCATATCGGAAACGACTAACACAAAAGAACTTTTAGAGACTGTCTGTTGCCTGCAAACTCTATCATAACCAATATGACACAAAAACAAGTGTTTTAAACAACATCACATGTACAATCACGGATCACCTTTGTCATAAACATTACAATCAATCATGTGGGTGCCATCAACGACAATGCGTGTacatatttcatcaaaagtgCTTCTATGTCTAATGTCTGCTCTGTACAGTGTACTCAGTGACAAACTATAGACTTCTATGCAATAACGTTATTAGTATAACATACTCGGCCTTGTTTACTGTGAAAGTAGTAGAGTAATACAACATATATCATGATAGAAATCAAACCAGGATACGACCTATATTTCTCTGTAATTCTTATATTACCGCTCCTGATACGTCCAGTACAGTCAACAGTTGCAGTATCACACAACggtgtacaagtcatgtattttACACGTGTACGTTAGTTATAGGTTTAATAGCTGGCTGTCCGGAAGCCGCGCCTACGTTCAGAGAGGTGTACTCGTTCTCACTACTGGGCTGTTCGTGTAGCTTCTTCAGAACGGCGACGGCGATGGCGATCGGGATGCCGAAGTTGATCAGGTCTTTTTCCGATGCGGAGTGGAGGAATGACAGGGTCAGCCCTTTGTCCGTGAACATGTCCGTAAACTCGGAGAACACGTGATGTTTCAGGAAACGGCACAGGGCAGGATCTGGGGAATAAGGAATTGGTTAATGCCATGCTGTGATGCAGGTGTACGGTTTCATATCAAGGTACTGCTATTGGTGCTCATCTATCTACACagtttcacctttatccaattGGTGACccatccattgtttttaaaaacagggtattcgcGAATGTTGCGGACAGCgatcaaattgtaatattttcaaaatattgcacagaCAGTGATTTCAAGCtaaagtattttgaaaatattgcagtatgAAACCACCGACCGTCGACTTCATATATATTCCTAGGTACCTTTTTAAGTTAAAAACATCGGATATAGGTAGTCCCGCGGTttaaggtgaactaatgttaccTAGGCCTTTAGCCCGATACAAATAGCAGACTACACTATAGTTATAACCCTTCAAACGTTGACTCCTTCCAGCATTTTTCAGCTTCCTTTCATGAGGACGATAGCAATACATCGGGAGTAAGATGCATGTGCACAAGATAAAACGTTGCTGACACAAACCATCCTAATACATTGCATTACCatatatttgaagaaaaaagaaacctgCGTCAGTGGTATAGGCAGGACAGTATATTACCTGTGTATGTCGCGTCAGTTGTGTAGGGGGAACACACGGTGCTCTTCTGTAGAAAGGCGTACCCGGAAGAGTCCATGTTGACAGTGAGGCCCTCGGGAACGGACTTTTCATCGCTTGAGGCACCGACCGGCGGCATTTGTGTCTGGAATGAAGGTCTCTTTGTTATTTGTGCTTATCTAATGGTATATGACATATTTTCTGTTACAGTATAAAAATAGTATAAATTAAAAGCAAGGCATGTAAATGTGTGCACAGATCCCCGCATTACCACACTGAAGGAACCTATCAAATAAGACATTACCACACTGGAGGAACCTATCAAATACTCGTAAGACATTACCACACTGAAGAAAGTAAATACTTAATCAATTTTGTACTAAAATATGACAGCAGCTATTGCACTCTTTCATCCATAGGCTAtggagaatatatatatatcactgaTAGCATTAACCAAACCATTCTACtactttgaaatattttgtgttcATCTACATTTCTAACAGTAAGATTCTTCACTCTGCATTTGATGGACAGAGCACAGTTGTACTTACTTGTTTCTGGATTCCATTTGCTCTTTGGAATCTCTGCAAGTTTTGAAACGTAACTGCTGCGCCGTTAGCCTGGGCTGGAGAAACAAAATAACAGTTAAAGACTTAGtaatacattttgttgtttcttttttactCTCTCTTAGAAACTCTACAGAAAGTGAATTATGGCTATCAAAATATTGAAGCTACTACATGAGATGAAGTTTCAACTGACACCTCCTTTACATGACAACTAAAGACATGTAGTTTATGAGTGTCTCTGGTATATATTGTAAATTTCTTACCTGCTTGTGCATGTTGCCCTGTTTGGTGTATGTTTAAGTGGTCGTAATGATGCTCTATGCACGGGTTGTCGTGTCCGCTTCGCTGTTCTAACTCGTGAACTGCTTCTCTTAGCTCATTGGCACTGCAAAAACATACAAGTATAGTGTATCTCAAAACAGTGGACTTGTGTGGCCCTTGgcttcataattggaatataaggcaaaatgtaaaattgtgATCTAAATGACAAACTACTCTTATATCAGTGTcgctgatgaaagatagtgaatactatctgaaacgtctaactcttccaaaatcatatccagttgcttgagtaactgctttttgcatatcttattacatggatgtctaaccttcatcgtcTCAAGTCTCAAGTCTTCTATGTATATCTATAAAATCGTTGAGCGATTTGTCAAATCATTGGTTGCTCATCGTGTGGCCGCAGCGCCATCGTAGCCTTAAGCGCAAAGTCAAAGACTCGTAATGGCACTGATGCATGCAACACAatgtttactacatgtatatgcaagaGATACGAGCTTTCACCGTGTCCAAAACAAATGGTATAAACGTTTTGCATACCTGTTCTTTCTCCTGAGGTAGCACAGACTAACAGCAGCCACAATCAACCCCAAAGGGACGACAAAACAAACCACAGCGATGGCCGCTATCGTGGGCGGGGGAAGTCCGCTTTCTTGTGGCGCTGACAATATAACAACGACAGATAAAATCTTGTATTTATGAAAGCTGTTTTCTATAGGTAGTAAGAACATTATGAATCTTTGACAGAACTCAGATATTCAATAACAAATGAATGGCAGTACATTCATATTTGTCTGACTATGCAGTAAAATAACCACCGAATATAGCATACACACCAGCTTTGGGGTCGTCTCTGGTTGAGTCCACTTGAACTTTGACACAGCTGGGGGTCAGAGAGATGTCGTCAATGGCGATGACCCCTGATGATGGTTCTATCTGTCCTTCAAATGACACCTATGAAGAATGCAAAATGTTAGACCAAAGTCAAGGCAATGGCAAAgtccttttttgtttgtttgtgtgtgtgtttaatgaCTATACTGCACATTCCAAGAAATAAAGCCCCTACCTGAAACGTTGTGTTGATCGGAACCACCATCTCCTCTCGGACCCAGCGTCTCCCTAGCGGTGACGTCATTATCATCCCAGCAGGCCTATCCAGATACCGCCTTGTTGCTAGTCGGAGGCTCAGTTGGCCAGATCTCGTTGTCATGAAGTAGTGGAAGAAAACCTGTAGAAATGTCGTTCAATTTTGTGATGAAACAATTGAATGCGGcttacatatttacatatgGACAAAGACACGGACTGTTGAAACTGTATACTTATGCAAATCTATGGTATCTAGATCTAGATCTTGAAGCATGAAACATTGGATAGCGAAGTACCTTGCAGTCTTCTGCAGTGGACAAATAGTATTCTGAAAGAGTCAAGACAGCATTTCGGGTCCGGCCTGTAGATGGAGCTTCAAGCAGTAGGTATTTTCCACCTGGAAAAAAATGGATGAATACAATTATGAACACTCTCTGTACGTACTATTTTCTAAATACTATGTTCTATTGAGCTCATTTTATCTCATGCTTATGTTTCGGCTAACGGAACTGGAAAGGGaagttactaatgttctgaaggGTAAGCAAAGTTCTTTACCGTTTTCACAATCTCACAAGTAGCCTGCGTAGTTTCTTACATCGGTTAGCTTTTGCTGTCATTCTTCAGTGTCTCATCTCGTCTTGTGTTCATTCTAGTCACTCTATGTAATGCTGTTGATACCTGTTCTAGTCCGATGATCGGTAGGTGGTGCTTCAGTTGATGAGGTGGTGCCGCCGTCTGTCCGGACCCAGTCCGCGCTGTCGGATACCGCCTGCACCCAGCTACACAAGCCGTCCTGGAAATCACATCTTCCCGGATACTCACCTACACAACACGGATTGAGCAAGGGATTTGAGAATTTTATATTTTAATTCTCCAGACTACTGATTAATACCATTAATATCaactaatttttttaaatattatttATTACCTACCTACCTTATTATCTATTATAGTAGAGCAAATAGTGCCCAATATACATTGTTTATCatgtgacagacagacaggcagacacacacacacacacaccttatAGTTTACTCTTGGTCTTACTTAGAGACAGTGCATGCAATTCGCCTTCGAGTAAGATTTTGCAaagaaacatttcatacataACATTTTCCAGACCACTCACCACAGCCCTGTTCATCACTGTTGTCTCCGCAGTCATTGGTGAAGTCACAGCGCACCTCAGGAGGGACACAGATGGTGTTGGAGCAGGTAAATTCGGTATCCCTGCACCTGTGCCACTGTCCTGTAAGAGAAGAGGCGCGATGAAGCATCCGATGAAGTCAAGATGTTCCATAATGGCGTAAAAGTGGTCTCGTAACCTTTTTCatgccgtaggggcagtgggtctTACGGGAGTGTTATCAACTGTGTATAGAGCATGGTATGTGAAGGCgaagcccaaccctctccttccaccgccttttgcctccccaaccgaagtcagggaCCCATATTCACACCTGGGTGGTGTAAGAAAGTTATGTAAACTATCTAAGTGCATGATCAGTAGCaagacaggatttgaacccatgaccACCTCTGGGTCCCGGGCCAAACAGTCACACAAACTCACAAACACTCTCAGTTACCTCGACGACACCCCAAAAAGACCACACAGTTTTGTTTCAATAAAACGTTTAACGACCCTTGTTtgaaaaattacagaaaagCTAATGACAGAACATGCTTACCCGTACAAGCCACCGACACGTCCTTCTGATGGTCACAGTGCGGGTGGTAGTGG
Coding sequences within it:
- the LOC118424893 gene encoding MAM and LDL-receptor class A domain-containing protein 1-like; the encoded protein is MKRFGVVRMIVLLFFSAVHATTDPCQNYGVINQARRSSAAETDDPDLDICDIYLDPGWYRFTSYTGGVIPTSCVQPYHCSTQVPVWMNGTLPQGDDIVIRTACGNLGVPSDCCTIPFDIRVKRCTEPGGAFYVYELQPTYSCPMAYCAGNLPLCPDGEVYDDFHKHCIETRPVVPCDFERHGFCEWLQERNDDLNWAKTTGEHSSGSVLPGVDHTKETAAGSYAFIQSTASNQPGDTARFISPVIVPSETDTCNINFYYQVDGSEAGMLRIYKKGYHSNRRSLVWTSPLNRVNTWTATVVSLVHANPFQVIIEGTLGSDGQSAVSLDDVSFSPGCSSDVDGAVRLVDGAMFGEGRVEIYYDHEWGTICNRSWTQTNGDVICSQLGYTSALPRSQQYPAPASTPIHLDEVSCSSANVTKISSCSHSRWGHYHPHCDHQKDVSVACTGQWHRCRDTEFTCSNTICVPPEVRCDFTNDCGDNSDEQGCGEYPGRCDFQDGLCSWVQAVSDSADWVRTDGGTTSSTEAPPTDHRTRTGGKYLLLEAPSTGRTRNAVLTLSEYYLSTAEDCKVFFHYFMTTRSGQLSLRLATRRYLDRPAGMIMTSPLGRRWVREEMVVPINTTFQVSFEGQIEPSSGVIAIDDISLTPSCVKVQVDSTRDDPKAAPQESGLPPPTIAAIAVVCFVVPLGLIVAAVSLCYLRRKNSANELREAVHELEQRSGHDNPCIEHHYDHLNIHQTGQHAQAAQANGAAVTFQNLQRFQRANGIQKQTQMPPVGASSDEKSVPEGLTVNMDSSGYAFLQKSTVCSPYTTDATYTDPALCRFLKHHVFSEFTDMFTDKGLTLSFLHSASEKDLINFGIPIAIAVAVLKKLHEQPSSENEYTSLNVGAASGQPAIKPITNVHV